The following DNA comes from Rosa rugosa chromosome 5, drRosRugo1.1, whole genome shotgun sequence.
ACATATATAGCTTGCCTATGCCAAACCTATTAAGGATATATTCAGTACCAAGCTTGCCTATTTTACCATATTCCTGCCCTATTTCTGCCATTTTTGCCCTATTTCTGCCATTTTCACATACCTTGTCTATGCCAAATCTATGTAAACTCAAAAATCCAGTCTAGGTAAATGCCTAAGCTGGGCTCTATGTGCATCCGCCCCTGAcactacatatatattttttctttttcctaattGTCAGTGCATCCAATCTCAGTGATGGATATACTGCAAACACTCTTCTACAAATATTGCACATGGTAGAGCAATAAACCCTccttttagagagagagagagagagggtttaGTTAGAGATCACTTGTTTTAAAAGTGTTAAAAATATTGGTGCCTATCTCGCCCTGGTAGATTTACTTAATTGCATGTGATAATGCATAATAGTAATGGTTTGGTTCATTCATGGTGACACAACTTATGAATGTAAAAATGATATTCTAGTCAAGTGTATCCATTGAAAATAATTGCATGGTCAAGTTCATGTATTGACTTTTAGTCTTCctacatattttatttttagtgaAGAGGGAGATGGTGGTTGATTCATGAATGTGCATCAAAAATGATTTAGAAACTTCTATTAATGAAAGGACAACACTAACGTATACACGGCTTTCAAAGCTAGGTTGTGTCTAAGGGTGTATATAACTCTTGGGATATAGCGATCTTTTAGGTTCTCAAATGGTGTATAAGCCCATTGGACATAAGGGTTCAAGTTGTGTATAAATTTGAGTTGTAtaatcttgtacttgtgtaGTACTTTCATAGTTTAGATGTATACTTTCCAAGGACATAGGTATGCAATTTGCCCGAATCTCATAAATCTTATGgtcttctcaatttttttttgttttttattttttattttttatctttgtAACATTACTTGTGTGACAAGGGGATTAAACACCATGTGAGATTGTTTTAGGTTCGGACTACAAAATACTATATTTGAGCTCTTAGGTTCAATAAAAGATCCACTCGTGTATGTTGAAGAAATCTTTAAACTTAGTTATATCATATATACTACAAACGTTTTTAGATATTCAATTTTCATCATCGTGAGCCAAGGAAAATAAGTTTCGCATGAGAGAATAGGACGGATTGAGCATGGGTTTTATACCGATTGAGCATGGCATGAACATTTGACCCCAAATCAAAAAAGCATGGAACGAACATGGGTATACATTTGATAATGATAGTTTGATATGTCtaagaaaaatatttttttgactttgtcaaggggccTAAGAAAAACATTAAAATACCTTGCTCATCGGTTTATAATTCACCATCTACTTATTAGTTACTACATATGAGAGCATCACTTTCTCAACTTGCTATATAATATCTCTGGAGTAAAATATTTCTAAATATGTTGTCTTAGATGATGTTTGGAGTAGCCAAGATTTGCATTGCATTGTAAAAGCATTACCAAATGGTATGAATTGAGTTGAATTGAAAGTCCATTGGCAATTGAGACAATGATTTTTCTAACAATGTTTCTTGAGCATTCCCTTTCTAAGCTGATCCTTTAtatctttcaattttttatCTCGCTTTTGACATAAATTGAGATAGTTCATCACCTGTGAGTCCAACTAAATCAGAGTAGAAAGTCAAAATATTGAAATCATTATCTGAGTAGCACAATGAAATTGAGATGCCAAAATCTTTACATAAGAGATGGTTCCCTTAAATTGATTAATCAATCAACATCAAACAAATTGTTCGATCTCGATACTCGATGTACGTTTCGTTGTGAAAGACACTGGTAGAATGTATAAACCCCGAGACTCTACAAAACAAGTTTATAGCCGTGTTTTAGACACTGCTGAAATTTTGTGCAAGTCTAACAGATCACGCACCTTCCACAATGTCTATTACTCAAGTATCAACATTTTTCGGAACCAACAGAAGTCTAACCGAGCCATTCATGCCCTTTGTACCAAAATCGGTTGTAGTTGCACTGCCCTAAATGTCATTCCAGGTGACAGAGTCAGTGTTATTAGGCCTTTAACTTTCAAGATAGACACAATGGAGGTTGATGTAATACTGAAACGGATGCAGATAATAGACTGAGGTCGGAGAAGTAGTACCAGCCTATCTCAGTTCGGTTACTAATATGAGAAATGTGGGTGTAGACTTCGTGTTGGTCGTGGAGAGTTATTCTATTTATCAAGAGTTGTGTGGTGAGAACTTCTACAATGATAATATATAGGTGCATAATAATGACAGGGAAAAGAATGTCTGATTAGTTATTTAGagtatttacaaaatatatgatGGATACGTTTAATATTCCAGAATTTTTCCTCTCTTAATGTGATCCTTGGAGTATCGAAATCTTTTCTGTTTACAAATTTGGATCAGAAAATTTAGCTTTCGACAGTGAGAATTTAGCTATCCCACGAATGTATTGGTTAAGCGTCATACTTAACTGCACTGAAGATTTcatccaaatgattatggatgcATAATTATGATAGGGAAATAAATGTCTTATTAGTCATTTAGAGTATTTACAAAATACATAATGGACACGTTTAATATTCCAACATTTTTCCTCTTTGAATGTGATCCTTGGTGTATCGAAATCTTTTTTGTTTACAGATTTGGATCAGAAAATTTGGCTTTCGATAGTGAGAATTTAGCTATCCCACAAATGTATTGGTTGAGCGTTTTTCCCACATACTTAATCGCACTGAAGATTTCATCCAGATGATTATGGGTGCATAAGTATGCAGGGAAAGGAATGTCTGATCAGTCATTTAGGGtatttacaaagtacataatggACACGTTTAATATTTCagtattttctctctcttaatGTGATCCTTGGGGTATCGAAATATTTTTTGTTTACAAATCTAGATAAAAAAATTTGGCTTTTGACAGTGAGAATTTAGCTATCCCACGAATGTATTGGTTCAGCGTTTTTCCCACATACTTAACCGCACTAAAGATTTCATCCAATGGCGGAGCCAAAAATATATTAATAGGTGTGAGCTTTCATAAAAAAGTATTATGGATGCATAATTATGATAGGGAAATAAATGTCTTATTAGTCATTTAGAGTATTTACAAAATACATAATGGACACGTTTAATATTCCAACATTTTTCCACTTTGAATGTGATCCTTGGTGTATCGAAATCTTTTTTGTTTACAGATTTGGATAAGAAAATTTGGCTTTTGACAGTGAGAATTTAGCTATCCCACGAATGTATTGGTTGAGAGTTTTTCCCACATACTTAATCGCACTGAAGATTTCATCCAGATGATTATGGGTGCATAAGTATGACAGGGAAAAGAATGTCTGATAAGTCATTTAGGGTATTTAGTACATAATGGACACGTTTAATATTCCAgtattttttctctcttaatGTGATCCTTGGGGTATCGAAATATTTTTTGTTTACAAATCTAGATAAAAAAATTTGGCTTTTGACAGTGAGAATTTAGCTATCCCACGAATGTATTGGTTTAGCGTTTTTCCCACATACTTAACCGCACTAAAGATTTCATCCAATGGCGGAGCCAAAAATATATTAATAGGTGTGAGCTTTCATAAAAAAGTATTATGGATGCATAATTATGATAGGGAAATAAATGTCTGATTAGTCATTTAGAGTATTTACAAAATACATAATGAACACGTTTAATATTCCAACATTTTTCCTCTTTGAATGTGATCCTTGGTGTATCGAAATCTTTTTTGTTTACAGATTTGGATAAGAAAATTTGGCTTTCGACAGTGAGAATTTAACTATCCCACGAATGTATTGGTTGAGCGTTTTTCCCACATACTTAATCGCACTGAAGATTTCACCCAGGTGATTATGGGTGCATAAGTATGACAGGGAAAGGAATGTCTGATCAGTCATTTAGGGtatttacaaagtacataatggACACGTTTAATATTCCAgtattttttctctcttaatGTGATCCTTGGGGTATCGAAATATTTTTTGTTTACAAATCTAGATAAAAAAATTTGGCTTTTGACAGTGAGAATTTAGCTATCCCACGAATGTATTGGTTCAGTGTTTTTCCCACATACTTAACTGCACTAAAGATTTCATCCAATAGTGGAGCCAAAAATATATTAATAGGTGTGAGCTTTCATAAAAAAGTTAGTATAGCTACAAGCTTGCAATCCCATTTGAACTAGGGATCTACAGTATAGAAGAAGGGTTGTTGGACCACTATTCCAAATTGACAATTGGTAATAATAACAAACTAAGTTATATTTGTATGACTATTACTGGGTTACGGGACCCACTAGGCACCAATATGGCTCCGCCACTGATTCTATCTGAGGAGATGACTTTTGATATGATATGAGAAAAACAGGGTAACTGTTGGACAAAGAATTCATAACTTGTGATAGTGTCAGCTAAATAGTTGGATTACGTGGTGGAGCATAACAGGAAAGTAAGTAATCTAGCTCTGAGTGAATTTGGGCTATTGTATGGATTGTCTATTACCTGTTATACAAGTTGTACCACAAGATGGGTCCCATTATGATAGGGGAACTTTAAGCTGGACTGATCTTATGATGCAATTGTTAGTTCATATGCCAGATTTTAGTAGAGTTTTATCTATTCAAAAAACTTTTGGTGTAATGTGCTAAAAAGTTTTACGGCAAAACCTCGGCCAAGTCAACCACACCATCACAACACACTCCGATCCATTTATCTAAGCACCATAGGAACCTAGAAAGttcccaccaccaccaaccGACAACAGCTTCCcccaaaacacaaatccaaCCCATGTCACAAAACCTGCCATCCGCCGCCAAGGCTTGTTAAGAAAACCACCCCAAACTGAAAAAGAAGTTCATTGTCTGCTCATGTTGTGTAGACTAACAAACAAGCTCATCTACATTCTGGAACCGCAGGTGGCAGCGCTGCACAAAGAGAAAGATTCCTTAGCCTTAAAGGAATCAATTTAGCTGGAGAAAGAGCCGAGCCCCTCATAATAAGGGGATGGAGCAATAATTAAAAAGCCTTTTTACCAAAATATTTCTAGTGAAATTGTTGATAGCAAATTTGTATACGTAAAACGGATGAATATGATTTTTCTATTGATGCGTAAACGGAATATTAAAATGGATTTTCACATTATGTTATTAAATCAGTATTAGAAATTCTGCATTTGCATCTTTGTAAATAATTTATTTACTTTATATCTTAATAACTCCATTCAATGCACCAAATGAGACCTTAGTGATAATCACCAACTTCTGACCTAAGTATTGACGTGGCGAGTGGTTATTCTATAGTCCTGGACTAACACACGGGGCATTGTCATGTTGTGGTTCGAGTCAATTACACGACTCGAATTTATTAAGGAAATCTATTAGGAATAGAAACATGTCATATGGATCAGTAACGTTAACCCAAATTACCAAGTGTACAAAGGTCCGGGACCTTAGAATAATTTTCCTAATGTGACAAATTTcgttaataattcataataagAATTTTGACCATTGTAGTTTGACCGTGTTCTTATGTGTACAACACATTTAACCAAAAATGAACCAATAATATGACTTGAATATATTAATGAAACCAATCAAAAATAAGTACATATCATATGAACCAATCCACTACGTGTATATAATGAAGACGTGACAGAATTGggtaataattcataataagAATTTTGGTCATTGTGGCTTGACGGTGCTATGATCCACAACATATTTAAACGAAGGGTCTCAACGTGGGAATTAACAAAATTTGCTGGGCAAAAGTAACAAACAAAAGCCCCAAAAGTTGCAAGAAATTACAACACAGTTTACAATAAACCCAAATTGAGGAATGAATTTCCCATTTGCATTTCTGCCCTAAATGTGCAATTGCCCCAGTTCATAGTCGCAATCGCCCCAAGTTCGTAGAAGCGACTGCCCCAACTACTCGCAATTGCCCAATTGCTGTAAGCGCTCCCTTTCTGAACCCATATCGATTTTGTGCTTCCCCAAGTTtgtgtttttgtatttttgccCCCAAATTTTTCATCTTTAATTCGAACAACCCCAGATGAATTTAgggtttattatattttttcttaTGGTGTTATGGGTCTGCTTCATTGATCTGTATTATTTTCATGAATTCCATTGGttttttcagtttcttttttattttcttgtgttGGGGAAGTTAGGGTTTGCTTGGATATGGTTGAATGTTAAGGGATTTGGTTGTATTGTGTTTGGTTCACAAAGTGACAATGATGGCCATGGTCAGTTCATACTGTCTGGAACTGAATGGAGAAAGTAGTTGACTTTATTTTCAAACCGATTCATTGGTCCAGCTAATGTTCGGGCCGCGTCTCACTTTGCAGATTTGCAGTGTTTTTCGGGATTAATTTCATCAGTTTTAGTAGAGTCTAGCTTATTTTGGTAGTTTTGGGGTTCGACAATGTCGTATAGTTGATGAGGTTTTCTTTGAGTTGGCATATGGCGAGTAgaattgttgtttttgttgtagGTGAGATCCGTTTTTGGTTCTATCGGGTTGACAGGGTTTTTGAAAAGCATCACTTTGTATGAAGTGTGCACACTTTATTAAGATACAAAACTTTAGCAGCTTTTAGGGGTGTAAGTCTGTCTTCCGCATTGTGGGATAGGCAGGCAGGATCTAGctgttttttcttgttcttttttcttttagctTTGTTAAGTTTTTACTTACGATGTGGGGTTTTGATCATCTTGTCCACAGTATGTATGTTAGATCTAATGAATTTTCTGTCCTctaaaacaaaattcaaaatatgagAAATAGGGTTTGGAATCAAAATCTCCAAAAATTGAGGACTTAAAATTGGTTCCAGAGATACTGTTGTATTATagatggtttctttgttttgatgtATAGCGTGTATATTTTAGATAATCAATTGATTGTATTCTGGAGATTTAAATTGTATTTATTGTTCTAATTTTTCTTTGGACGGTTTCTGATTCTTTTTATCAATATATGTGGATTGTGTTGCTGGGTTCATAAGTTTCTGGAATTAGTTGATTTGTTTTCTGATATATAGTAACGGTTAGTCGGTCATTAGTGAGATTATTGTTTTATGATTCTAATTCTTCCCTTCCTCCGACTAAGTTTTCACTACATAAGTAAGCGTATAATTGTTCTATTAAATTGCAAAATGCAGTTGACAGTGtcattcttttattttaatACCAATTAAATGTGTGCAACGTGGAGCTTGACACTTCCTGAAACCTCATTTCTTTCTTGTCTTTGTAGATAATAGGCCTCTCTGGAATCAATACTCAGCCAGGGTTACTTGGGAGTATGAAAAACGTTGACAGTTGAGCCTTTCTTGTCGGTTCTTACTGGCTTTGGTTCTAAGTTTGGCTAATGCTTATCTGGAAGCATACTTTTGGGGTTTCAATGTTTACTTTCATTTTATGCACTAGTAGAGGAATTTGAGTCAGCTCAGGTTCTCCAGATTACTGATGGATTGCAACAAAGAAGAGGCCATTAGGGCCAAGGGGATTGCTGAGAAGAAGATGGAAAGCAAGGATTTTGCAGGGGCTCGTAAGATTGGTGTTAAGGCACAACAACTCTATCCTGATCTGGAGAACATATCTCAGATGCTTATGGTGTGTGAAGTGCATTGCTCTGCTGAACAGAAATTGTTTGGGAATGAGATGGACTGGTATGGCATTCTTCAGATTGATCAGAAAGCAGATGAACTGACAATTAAGAAGCAGTATAGAAAGTTTGCTCTCCAACTTCACCCTGACAAAAACAAATTTTCCGGTGCAGAAGCTGCTTTTAAGCTGATAGGAGAAGCACAAAGAATACTTTTGGACCGTGACAAACGTAACATGCATGACATGAAACGCAGGGCTTCTGTTAGTAAAACAAATGTGCAGTATCGACCCCCAATGAAGGCGAGTTGGAATTCAAATAttcacaacttcagaagcaatCTGTCAGGCATGAATCCCCAGAACCAGCAGCAACAGCAGCCCACTTTTTGGACTATGTGCCCATTTTGTGAGGTTAAGTACCAGTATTATAGAGCAACTGCCCTGCACAAATCTCTTACTTGTCAAAGCTGCAAGAAGCCCTTCATTGCATATGAGACAAATGTGCAAGCACCACCAACTACCATCAATCAGCAGGCATACCCCCAGCAAAAATGTGGTTTCAGCAAAGTTGAAATGAAATCTCAGGGGAACTTTACTGCTGAAAAACCCAAATCTGAATCTTTTCAAAAGAGTGGTCCGAAGGCAGGTGGTTCTTCTGGTATTGGTTCAGAAAAGGTGAACCGGAAGAGAGACAGAAAGGGAGACAGAAAGCGTGTAGTAGAAGCCAGTGAAAGCAGTGACTCTGAAAGCAGTGCTGACTCTGAAGAAGATGTGGTCGTTGATACGGATGGTGTTCATCAGGGATATTACGGGGAGCAACCTAGAAGATCTGCACGGAGTAAGCAGCAGGTATCTTATAAGGAAAATTtaagtgatgatgatgacattCCTATATCAAAAAGGGGGAAGAGGAGTGGATCCTCATGTGCCACTGAAGAACAGAATGAGGATGCTTCTAAAGAGGAGGAATCTAAAATGAATGGCCAATCTGAGGCTAACACCAAAGGAGATGAGAAAAAGGTGCAACAGAAAGATAGTGCTTGTCTTGAAGAGTCATCGAAGGTTCAGGCCAAAAAGATGGTGAATGGTGAGAAAAGTTCAGAAAGTAAAGAGAAAGTTCTTGAGAATTCTGCATCAGATACAGGCTCCCATGAGAAAATTGCAGAGCCACTGTATTCTGTTCCCCAAAATGACTTCAATGACTTTGACAAGATCCGGACGGAAGAATGTTTTAAAGTTGGGCAGCTCTGGGCTGTTTATGATAATCAAAATGGGATGCCAAGATTTTATGCTAGGATTAAGAAACTTAACGCTCCCGAGTTCAAGGTGCATATAACCTGGCTGGAGGCGGACCCTGATGATGATAATGGGAAAAAATGGGCAAATGCAAACTTGCCAATTTCTTGTGGTCAATTCACACAAGGCCAGTCTGACACCACAGAAGATATTGGGATATTCTCTCATTTGATATCTTGGGAGAAGATTAAAAATACTTACAAGATATATCCAAGAAAGGGAGAGACTTGGGCCATTTTTAAGGACTGGAATGTGAACTGGTGCTCTGATCTGGACTCCAATTGTAAGCGTGAGTTTGAATATGAGTACGTTGAAATTTTGTCAGAGTATGCTGAGGGTGTTGGAATACGTGTTGCACTCTTGGAGAAGGTGAATGGTTTTGTGAGTGTTTTTTGCCAAATGGTGGAAGAAGGAAAGGGCACGTTTCAAGTTCCACCAGGTGAATTATTGAGGTTCTCTCACAGGCTTCCATCCTTTAAATTGACTGGTGATGAAGGAGTAGGAGTGCCATCAGGATCTGTTGAGCTTGATCCCGCCTCTATGCTCTTTAGTGCTGAGGAAATTGAAGCAAGAGACAAGAAAAGTAGTACCAGTGAGTTATTTTCTAGATGGTCAGATATAAGGAAACCTATGATGGGGAATGTAGCTACACACCAGGGCGATCCGAAGATCATAAATTTGGGGCCTGAACATAATAAACCTAATCAAGATCATGATGCTCATGAAGAAGTGTCAATTGAAGTTCCAGACCCTGAATTTTACAACTTCGATGCTGATAAATCCCTGCAAAAATTTGAGATTGGTCAGATCTGGGCATTGTACAGTGATGAAGATGGCTTGCCCAAATACTATGGACAGATCAAAAGGATTGATTCTAGGAAATCTAaattgaagattttggttgcATGGCTTGAATGCAGCTCACTACCAGAAAATTCAATGGAGTGGCGTGATGAAGAGATGCCAATTTCTTGTGGGAAATTTGAGGTTAAAAGGAATCAAGTCCAAGATTATGATTCTACCATGTCCTTTTCACATCTAGTCAAAGCAGTTCCTGTTAGTAGAACTGAATTTGATATCTTGCCCAAGAGTGGGGAGGTTTGGGCATTATATAAGAACTGGACTCCTGATATCTCGAGTTCTGGCTTGGCAACCTGTGACTATGATATAGTCGAAGTGTGCGAGGACAATGGTTTGCAAAGAAAGGTACTGATTTTAAGGCGTGTGGATGGCTTCAACTCAGTTTTTAAAGTTGAAGTGAAAGGAGGATCAGCTGAAACTATGACTATCCCCGAGGTTGAGCTTCTCAGGTTTTCTCATAGCATTCCTTCTTTCCGGCTAACAGAAGAGAAAGGTGGCAGCCTTAAAGGCTGTTGGGAACTTGATCCTGCTGCTTTACCCGTCCGATACTTTAGTCAGAAGTGAATTGGCAAATTGGC
Coding sequences within:
- the LOC133708034 gene encoding uncharacterized protein LOC133708034, with protein sequence MDCNKEEAIRAKGIAEKKMESKDFAGARKIGVKAQQLYPDLENISQMLMVCEVHCSAEQKLFGNEMDWYGILQIDQKADELTIKKQYRKFALQLHPDKNKFSGAEAAFKLIGEAQRILLDRDKRNMHDMKRRASVSKTNVQYRPPMKASWNSNIHNFRSNLSGMNPQNQQQQQPTFWTMCPFCEVKYQYYRATALHKSLTCQSCKKPFIAYETNVQAPPTTINQQAYPQQKCGFSKVEMKSQGNFTAEKPKSESFQKSGPKAGGSSGIGSEKVNRKRDRKGDRKRVVEASESSDSESSADSEEDVVVDTDGVHQGYYGEQPRRSARSKQQVSYKENLSDDDDIPISKRGKRSGSSCATEEQNEDASKEEESKMNGQSEANTKGDEKKVQQKDSACLEESSKVQAKKMVNGEKSSESKEKVLENSASDTGSHEKIAEPLYSVPQNDFNDFDKIRTEECFKVGQLWAVYDNQNGMPRFYARIKKLNAPEFKVHITWLEADPDDDNGKKWANANLPISCGQFTQGQSDTTEDIGIFSHLISWEKIKNTYKIYPRKGETWAIFKDWNVNWCSDLDSNCKREFEYEYVEILSEYAEGVGIRVALLEKVNGFVSVFCQMVEEGKGTFQVPPGELLRFSHRLPSFKLTGDEGVGVPSGSVELDPASMLFSAEEIEARDKKSSTSELFSRWSDIRKPMMGNVATHQGDPKIINLGPEHNKPNQDHDAHEEVSIEVPDPEFYNFDADKSLQKFEIGQIWALYSDEDGLPKYYGQIKRIDSRKSKLKILVAWLECSSLPENSMEWRDEEMPISCGKFEVKRNQVQDYDSTMSFSHLVKAVPVSRTEFDILPKSGEVWALYKNWTPDISSSGLATCDYDIVEVCEDNGLQRKVLILRRVDGFNSVFKVEVKGGSAETMTIPEVELLRFSHSIPSFRLTEEKGGSLKGCWELDPAALPVRYFSQK